In one window of Candidatus Zixiibacteriota bacterium DNA:
- a CDS encoding cytidylate kinase-like family protein, with product MSSIEAIIDRQLRRWELEQRKKAEEEKGGKPGAIRPIVTVSRQRGSRGAYLAERLAEKLGYQLLHREVIDHICNSTGYRRQMIESLDNKVRSRIELWFEGVFKGLYVDSSDYFRHLYKVMVSIAELGGVVVVGRAANFILGRDRVFSIRVVAALPRRLENLIQYQNLTREQAERDIRETDRERQEFVRSHFRQDIDSPGAYDLVINTTYIDLESALTLAEIGIKSKWRALGIATAPFSG from the coding sequence AGGAAGAAAAGGGGGGTAAGCCCGGGGCGATTCGTCCCATTGTCACGGTCAGTCGTCAGCGCGGAAGCCGCGGCGCCTACCTGGCGGAACGTCTTGCCGAAAAACTCGGGTATCAGCTTTTGCACCGCGAAGTAATCGACCATATCTGTAATTCCACCGGTTACCGCCGTCAGATGATCGAATCGCTCGACAACAAAGTCCGCTCGCGAATTGAGCTCTGGTTTGAAGGGGTGTTCAAGGGGCTGTATGTCGATTCCTCCGATTATTTCCGTCATCTCTATAAGGTAATGGTCTCCATCGCGGAACTGGGGGGAGTGGTCGTGGTGGGCCGGGCGGCGAATTTCATTCTCGGTCGCGACCGGGTTTTCAGCATCCGCGTGGTGGCAGCGCTTCCCCGACGGCTGGAAAATCTTATTCAGTATCAGAATCTGACTCGCGAGCAGGCGGAGCGAGATATTCGCGAAACCGACCGCGAGCGGCAGGAGTTCGTGCGCAGTCACTTTCGCCAGGATATCGATTCCCCCGGCGCATACGACCTGGTCATCAACACCACCTATATCGACCTCGAGTCGGCTCTGACTCTGGCGGAAATCGGGATAAAATCCAAATGGCGCGCTCTCGGAATCGCGACGGCGCCGTTTTCGGGATGA